CCAATCATAAGCACCTCTGCATCACTGTAAGGACAATTTGCTAATTAATTTTATTGTGGTTTATGTCCCTGAGCAGGTAACAAAGTCTATCCTACCCAAACAGCATACAAAACTGTCTTCTGTAAGGTATATTGATCTTGAGAGGACCAGTCTATGATAGGTCATTGAaggatattgattttttaatttaatgtggtCTGGTTTATCTATGGATCTACAAAATCCATTGAACTCAAGGGATTGTGTTAAAGTGAGAATAGTTATTTACAAAATGGTCCCAAGATGTTGCAAACCAATACAGACAAAAGcatataaaaatacacaacgaatcactttaaaacacaaaaataaatcagtacaaATTATCCCAAAATGAATACTCATATGAAAATACTTAAATACAACAGTATAAAAAACCCTTCATCAGTGACTAGTCATCTTGCACCACAGATAAGCCCTGACCTGACTTAACCTCCTTAAATTCCTTTTTTATAAAATGAGAACAATCTAAATTGCAGATGGTTTTTTTAACAGGACATCAGACTTGGGAGTTCATGGTTTTTTTAATCAGATGTAAAAGATGgagacagtaaaaaaaagtacatcTTTAGCGAACCAATATACATGTTACaacaatatacatatacattttctatatacagcATTTCAGTATCTTCCCACACACTCTTTGAAGCCTTGTACCTTTACTTCACCCTTTGCATCCACCCATCCACAGACAGGACATTTCAATTCAGCTGAGAGCAGCTgtcactgtttacatttgtTCTTTACATGGCACAGGAGTCAATCACTGCAAGTTCTTTGTCATCATGATTCATCCAGTCAAAGGCAAGATTTCAGATGTTTCAACGACAGATAACATTCATTATTAATCTATATTTAAAGATGAACGAGGGTTTTTGTTGGTCTgaggtttgtttacatgcagtcgactcactcacacaaacactacattTGAAGTAAACAGATTATTCCTATAGGTTTCCTTCCCTCTTCATACTTTTTCATCCCCAGTTGGGTTAAATTAAATGTTACAAAAAGGGACAAAATGGCTGCGGATGATCGCGGCGACGTCGAGTGGAATGTAAGGATTTTCAACCTCCCGCTCTAATATTATTACTCATACAGGCCTTCACAACCTAGACAAATAATAAGCATGCACGCAAACACAATAACgtcaatatgtacagtacaagGGCATGTTTCTACTCTTATCGTTTCTACACGTACCCAAGAAGAATAGTTTGTGCTTAAAATAAGGTCACACAAATACTGATTGTGGAACAGCTCACTCATGTGCAAGTTTAACGATGTGACAGAATAAGGGAACTGTCCGTCAGCAGTAGAGATGTAACCCTCGTCTGACTGTCGTCACAACAGTCACTTTTCTAAAAGGTGCTCCATCTTAGGATTGATGAAGGAAAAGCCAGCGAACGCCGTCTGATCCATGGAGTCTATGAAGTTCTTATCGCTGTAGGAGAGACGAGGCTTCTCACTGAGGAACTCCCGATCAAAGTTGCTGCAATCGTTTGGTGCTTTCTGTAATTGACAATGACGTCAAGAtatcaaaatgttgaactttgaTACAGTActagtatgaaaaaaaaaaaaacaaaacaatatcacAAGTTCCATCACAATACCATAAtatatcgattctttggacaacgatactatatttgctgatatcacaaagtctgccacgatacagtttctgttcagttcaattcaggtGCCTGTAATTAATATGAGACAGCGTCAGAAAacatcctcattgtctttttcctggctgcttgccattatcTGCCTGGTGCTAGGCTGCCAGCACTGTTTGACTGTTTACGAAGGAGGTGTGCTCAgctgaaaacagtgacacagatgtgctatgggaatttcaaaataaaggcatttcTTCAAGATGACAATTTGCATAGAtggttttcactttgcattgatgacACTggagatagatatagatatatccATATATATGTCCAGATCAATGCATCGTTATACCCCTATTTAATACCATGgcagagaaacaaaaaagacTTCTGCAAATAAAATAggataatttttttgtttttactactTATCTGCACACAGTGGTGGTGCAGAAAAGTCACTGAACAAATACtaacacatttttaatgatgttacTAGTAATTACATCTTGGGTTGAAAATCTGATTGGGGATCTGGTTTTATTATAGTTTCGCTACATTCAAGCCTGCCAAATGTATAATTAATAGAGACTGCATGGTATTAAACACATGGTACCGGAAAAAATATCGAGGTATCAATACTTTTGACAACCTCGAGTGACAACAAACCTATCTCAGCagaatggtaaaaaaaaaaaaaagagggaatcGTCACACAGCaaacaatcaatatttttttcataatttaatCCTCTGTGACTTTTACATTGGGCTTACCACTTTTGGTTTGAAGGGGGGCTCaatctctctcctctccaaaGCCTGCCAGTTGATGGTCTTGAAGAACGGGTGTAAACGGATATTACCCACGATTCCTAGCCTGCGAGTAGGGTCTCTCTCGAATAACTGCAGGGAAATAAAGTCATTAAGTAAGAAATGTGCTCCATTACATCTCAGAACAGCTCCTTATCAGTTACATACATTTGCATTATTTCAGTGAATTTGACTGCATCAACCCAGGAGCTGTAGAACTCTCTCATCCTGTACAAGAGCATATGATCCTTAAATTTAAACCATTAAATAACCAAACATGGGAACACCAGACTTTTCAGAAAACGGAAATGGAGCTCTATGACAGATGTATTTTGTATAACAGGTATGGTACAGACCCGCTCGAGCAGGTCTTTGCACTCCTTGTTGATCCAGCGAGGATAATGGGGAGTGTCCATGCGGATGGACTCAAACAGCTCATCCTCATCGTCTCCATGGAAAGGCGACTGACCGACCAGCATTTCGTACAGCAACACCCCAAATGACCACCAGTCAACggagaatgagtatttctgtcCCAGCAGGATCTGAGTTCAGACACAATATATAAATGAGAATTATTCTGGACGGACACAAACACGTGTTTGCATGCCGAACAATAAAAGCAAATCAGCTGCACATTTGAATATTCCCAAACAAGAAAGCATCTCTGAATAAACAACACTATACCTCTGGAGCAATATAGTCAGGTGTGCCGCAGAACGTTGTAGCACGATTCTCTCCAAACACATTCTCCTTGCACATGCCGAAGTCGGCGATCTTTATGTGTCCCTCATGATCCAGCATCACGTTATCTAACTTAAGATCTCTGGAAACAAAATCATCACAGCGGGATTGGAAATGAGCACAGTTTCAAAGATGATAGATGAATGTGCCATTCTAGATTTTGATCTCACAATTTTGTGTTTATTAGAATTAAGTCAGAATGCCACttattgtttgcatgttttaaatGGACTGTTAGAGGATTTATTatgtgagagaaaaaaagacaggctAAGAAGTTTTGCCAGATGGACTGTGAAATCTCGAATGCTCACTGCCTTACAACACAAATCTCATCATTCACCGCTTATTAAGTGTTTATAAGAACCAAGCAAGTGGTTCTGCGTGTCTTAATTGTCTTTTTGCACTTACTTACTGCTGTCATATTGATGacaattttagtttttatttccagGCAGCCACTGGGTTCAGATCATTTCACTACGGTTTGAAAAACTGAAGATCTGAAACTTGCATGAGATAGGTAAACCATCAACGTTTAGTCCACTGTTCATGTGTAATGTGGTGtaagatatttttacttttacatgGTTATACAATCACAAGCAGTTCTACTATTACTGAGATTTTAGAGGCAGGTTTTTACTGCAAGAAATGAACAAATTCACAGTTTCCTCAACAGACCCTGCTCGCAACTGCATTACCACACAATGGTAATGAAACTTTCACAAAACGAAGTGTCAAAATGCGTGGGATTACCTAACCAAGCAAGTTTCAAGTGTCATCAAGTTCATTTTCACATTGCACTTgcaatgtgtctgtgtctttattttGCAGAAGATAGGAAAATAGTCCAATATGGTCAGCTGTGTTGTACAGAATATGGTACAACATGAACAATTACCACCAGTATGGTCATTTAGTGTATGCACTGCTCATCCAGGTGTAACTTATATTTTTGCTCTGACCTGTAGATGATCCCTTTTGTATGTAAGAACTGAAGCCCACAAATGATCTCAGCGGAGTAGAACCTGGGAGAACAAACAAggcaaagacagacagacatcagCAACTCATCTCTGGTGGAAAGCTACAGGTCTGCGCTGTGGCTATCTCACTAGTGACTTGGCAGCTGCACACTGGTGTCACTGCAGACTCGTTTCAGTGTAGAGCTGAATTATTGAGGAGGACATTTGTATGGAGTAGCAGACAGGTGAATAACGCTCTCATAATGTGAAACCTGAGAGCCCCGGTGAGCCGAAAGATTAGCCAAAGCCCGACCCGCTTCTCTTGTCATCTGTGTCAGGTGGAGCGATCGAGTCCTGAGAGGAGACGGGAGTAGCTTCCACTCTGACCCAATAACTGGTTGTTTGCAGTAAATGATAAACTGACAAGGACTGAATAGGCTCATCAGGTTTTATCTATTGATCATCTCTTATTAAAAACCTTTACAAATGCAGCTCTCTCACAACAGAGTAGAAAGTGCACGTGTATTTGCACATCTATATGCGTACATGCTCTGCAAACAACActacaaatacaaaacataatGTAAAATGGAGCCTAGGTATGTGTAAGTAAGTTGGGCTCTGCTATGTGAGGATGCTTGGACAAGACTCTCCACAACACTGGGTCAACAGGTTAGCAGTTGCCACTGGGAGAACAGGGCAGTTCTCTGCACTTCAGATGCTGCCTCAGGAGTATTGGATAACCATATCTAGGAGATACTTTTCATTCCACTGTGACAACTTGTACAGCAACACACAAGCTTGTTTATCACTTTACAAatatatgtaaacaaacacaaaagcatGTTTTGATTTAGAAAATGAACGCATTGAGATAATGAAACAGCTCACTCTCCTTTTCTCACTCACTGAGGGTAAATTATCCACCCAGGCTGAATACAGTCACTGAGTGAGGAGGATTTTAGTGGGTGCCAACACGAGATCAGGTGTCTGTGTTTGCTAAGTAGAGAATTACTCCTGTCATCCCATGGGTCCAGGACACAGCCACCAGTTTAACTACAGGAAGTGTAAGGGCAGACAACATTTTAATGTCAGTGTTCAACCTGCTTTTTAAACCCAGTCCAGCATGTTCAAAAACAATACCAGAGTATAATAGTGTATAAGAAATATTGTGGTTATGCATTGATAGTCATTACATTCTTTAAGACATAAAGTAGCTTACACAACACTGCATGCGCCAAAGTCTACTGTGCATATCTTTGTTCTCCTCTGATGCCAAGAATGAAACCAGGCTGGCTTTATCTAATCTTTACGGTATTTTACAAACTGagcttgtttatttttgctccCAAGTTTGTGAACATAACACCATAAAAGACTTACTTACTGCAGAAAAGCTATGAATGGTACTTGTGGTGAGCCTGTTCTACCAACTATGACTGTCCTATTTCGACAAGGTGAAATAAATACGATGTTTACTATTTACTGGGGCAACATTCTTAAAAGAAGGTGCACAGGTCTAACAGCACCTGCAAAGAAATGTTTCACTTCCATCTCTATGCTTGTTAATGTGAGACTTTTTAAAACTTAAGCTGGCAGTGGCACAGGTGACACCAAGCTTTAGACTTCACAATGCTCTCTTTTACCAGTgtgccattgtttttttttctggagggTTTCCCACAGCATGATGAGTACAGAGGTGGGTGGTAGTAACTGATACCTCCCAATACAAACAGCACAGATGAACTGAGAGCTTCTCAGTCCTTACAAGGCCAGTCTGCCAGTGAGCAGCAGCTACAATAATGGATGCCATCTCCAGTCCAGCAGGATTCAGTATATCATGTAAACCAAAAGAACCCATAATGGAAGAGAGATAAAGAATGACATGGGGAGTGTAAACATAGTGTCTTCTTTACAAGTATCTGCTTTCCATCAGCTCACTGATTCTGTATGTGTGAGTACATGTGCAGCTACAGGAACTCAAAGGCACCAAGTAATGAGGGCAGGTGGAAGGTGGGGTTCTTTAGTCTGTTATTATGTCTGTATGACAGGTTTGACTCACGTGGCTCTGTAGAGTTCAAAGCGCCCTTTCTCCTGAATATGAAACATAAGGTCTCCTCCGTTCAGATACTCCATCACAAAGAACAGATGCTCCTGTTGATAAGTTTCACTGTAAGTACTGATGAAACAAACCCAGCCAGTGATGTTAAATAGACTGAAAATCAATGAGATGGAAGTGGACTACCTTGGTCTGGAAGGTGGAGTAAAGGTGTGTGAGGAAGGGGTTTTCCCAGGCTAAAGCCAAGACCCTCTTCTCAACCATAGTGCACTCCACATCGTCATCCATTAGCACGACATCTTTCTTCAGAGCCTTCACTGCAAAATACTCTCCACGACCCTTCAGCTCTGCCAGGAGAACCTGTGAggcaaagagaagaaaagaggagaagCTTGTTTTTAGACTTATAAGACCATGATGCTTGAAAtattaagaataaataaatgtaaaacaccTTATCTGCAGTTCATAGTTTGATCAAGCACCTACattttatgtatatatacagattatttttatatgaggcagtgtaaaagacaAATGTTGACTGGAGTGTTGCTGATTCACTCATGGTTATCCTCTCACTCTTGGGTCGGGGTATTTAAAACAGCAGTCTCACAGTTAACATCACACCGACATAGTGACTTTGTACCTTCCCAAAGCTGCCTTTCCCCAAGACTTTGTGGAAGATGAAGTTGTCCACGTTGATGCGGGTCAAATGGGTAATACGCGACTGAGGTCGTGGGTGGGAACCCTCCCACAGTCTGCCATAGGGAGATGTATCTAATGGACAAACAATTACCGCACATAAAAATTACTTATTCATGTATATATCTTAAATATTGAACACTTTTGTATATTATTCTGCAGTAGTATTATCACCACTGATCATATACTGGTCACATTAATGCATCTAATTACATGCACATATAAAAAAAAGCACTCACTGACCATTTATTTCCAGTCCAGCGAGCTTGCTCACTTCATCGTAGATTCCAATATCAGGCAGATTAGGCAGGTTTGGATCAGAACGACGGGTGGATGACTTCTGATGGAATTGAGAAAGAAAAATTAAGAACAGACAAATAGTTTCCAAGCAGTGGTTACCCATCTAGCTGTGGTATATCCAACATCAACACATTATATCTGATTCTTCTCCTAAACAATGATGGTGTGCTCTGACTGTCCAtcagaaaacatacatttaagggcctgtaaaaagaaaatagctaAGGATTCCACAACAAGCCAGTCCTTAAACACACCAGGACAGAACACTCAGGTTCCTGTTGAGGTCAAATGTCGCATCCTCAACAATTCATCAACATACACTGAGGATTGGATGTTTCACATTCATGGGACGCTCAGATTGAtggttacattttattttgatagtcaccagtgatactcaacttactATCAAGGGATCATAATGTGTTAGTGAACAATGAGTGATGTCATGTCATGTGATTGTCAGAGATAATATTAAGATGAATCCAGTAACTACCACATGTTCCACAGTTAATTCAGTTGTTACACTGTTCGCCATTTCCTCTACTGGGGATAGTAACTGGAAAGAACTTGCACTGATGCTGATAAGTGGGGATAGCTACTGCAGGGCTCTAGACTAACTTTTCCACCAGTGCTACCAACTTTCTCAGTTGGTCAAACCAGCACATAGTCTTAAAAATTGCACGATAATGGCTCTGATGCCATTGTCTGGGAGACGTTTTTCTTGTAAGCTTTCTCCCAGAAAGCTCTTTCTAACAGAAATCTATTCATTTTAACCAAAAGAGGATAAAAATCCCTCTAGGAACACTTCTCCCAACTGCTCTGCTGTCACCACCCTGTAGACTCGCTCAATGTCCCACCCACAAGCATTGTTTGATTGGTTACACCTCACAAGTGTTTGCCTATTAACAGTGACGGATGCCGTGCCACAGACAGGCCAAGAAACTGGAGCTGCTCTTCCAGAGAGGGAGCAGAGCTGTGACTGTGTCAAACATGAGGTAACAAGTATTGCTGAAGTTGTAATAAACACTGCAACCCTTCACAAtgaagctgaaaaaacacaTGGAGGAAGAGGGAGTGAAACAACACCTGGACGCAGTAAGATATGTGACCAAACGATCACAATTTATAAAACAGGCAGAGCAGTGACGATTCAAACACGTCACACTCCAGACATTTATGACATGGAACTGCTGATGTGCACTTAATTTGCATTAGGCCCGTTTATATGAGTGACTGCATTAGAATTTCACACACTCAATAATAATGGTTGCATTTAATATCCTCCTCTTATTTTGGCTGCGCAGTGGTCAAagcacttcctttgtgctgtaaattgaGCATTCATTTTGCCGGCAGATCATATTGTGTGGCAGACAGAGTTGCATAGTGAAAGCgaggcttatagggaaccaGTGGTGCCATTAGTCTATAGCCATTACACTGTACAATCAACATTTACATCATAATaacaaattaaagcaaaaaaaaagtatcataCAGATCATACAATGCAGACATGTAGTTTCATTTATCATCATTAAGAAGACAAAGTTACAGGGGTGCCCACTAGCTCACTTAGTAGAGCGGGCGCCCCATGAACAAAGGCCATGTCCTCACTGTTCAACtccagccctttgctgcatgtcataccCGCTTTCTTTCTCTATCCACTTAAAGCTAGACTTTCCTATCTAATaaagcccccccaaaaaaaagaagccaaaaaATAACCTTAAAAAAAGACGAAGACAAagttattgtgatttttttgctgtgtttttgccAAAAGATAGTTCAGTAACACCCCTGGATTTGGACaacatccaaaaaaaaagtgttacagAGCTTGCTTCAGACTCGCCTCCAGACTAACAACCCGTGAATAGAAAACAATGCTGTTTTTGTAAGTAAAAGCGTTTGTCAAAAAATATGCAAAGCACAAAACAACTGATTACCTGGAGCAGGgaattaaaatgcattaaatgCTTTTATACAATTGTGGTTATGATCTCATCATCAAGTTTCAGACTGTTCTTTAAGCCCATCTCAGTATACCAATAGCTAAGAGATAATGTAATCAGATATTCAGTGTCTCAGAGAGCCCTGGTGTGATTTAATTAGGTGGTGTGTCACTTAAGTCAGGCTTGTCCTTCAAATTCTTTAGCCTTTACTCTGACTTGACACTTGATTGGACCACACATTGAATAACTTGCATCAGTCTCCATGAACTCACCTGGCTGACTTGTGTGAGCGCTTCAGCTAGTAGTTTCTGGTTGATACCACAAAGGTTGGCTACTTTATCCTGACACTTGTGATGGACATTCATGGCACAATCTAAGAACAGGACAAAAAAGGCTGTTAAAGACAAACGCACACTTACATTCCGACCATTAGTCAATCATATCTGCACTGTACCTTCACACTTGAGGCCTTGTTTGACGAGACCCCACAGCAAACTTCCACAGTGGTCACAGAAGGTGGGACTCATGTAGTTGTTGGTCTTGAAACGATGCGGCATGTCGATTTTAAAGCGCTCCTTCTGGAACTGTGGGGACAAACGGGATTCATCATCTCCTCGAATGATCGGCAacaaaggaattctaaccagtgGCTTGCGACACTTCACAGGCCTGCGCACCTGCCTCATTTCTATCTTTCCTTTTGCTTTGTCGTCTGCTGTTGTCTGAGCTTACTCTGTCACAAGTGACCACACTGCTGGATTAAAGTTCCCTGTCTACATCGACACTGATTTGAAGTGCTTCTTTGAGACCACACCCCATGTGTGTGCTTGATTATTTCCATGCAACCATTATCTAGGTCAGCTGGTCTTTGATTGTCTTTATCTCCCCATACTGATGATTATTGATCATTATTGGCAGTGGACACTGACTGGTGTCTGCCTTTGTTTTAAACTTAGACCCAGCAACACCTGTCAGTGCAATGATATTGCCATCATTGTTCAAACAGTTAAACAGGGATATTT
This region of Epinephelus fuscoguttatus linkage group LG1, E.fuscoguttatus.final_Chr_v1 genomic DNA includes:
- the prkcda gene encoding protein kinase C, delta a isoform X1; this translates as MAPFLRIAFNSYDLGVLPPLADPPFCAIKMKEALTTERGKTLVQRKPTMYPAWKATFDAHIYEGRVLEVLLMKTAEEPLAEVTVGVSVLAERCKKANGRAEFWVDLHPSGKVMMAVQYFLEGGDTENKQAAKEEEAPTLNRRRGAIKQAKIHFIKNHEFIATFFRQPTFCSVCREFVWGLNKQGYKCRQCNAAIHKKCIDKIIGRCTGTAANSRDTVFQKERFKIDMPHRFKTNNYMSPTFCDHCGSLLWGLVKQGLKCEDCAMNVHHKCQDKVANLCGINQKLLAEALTQVSQKSSTRRSDPNLPNLPDIGIYDEVSKLAGLEINDTSPYGRLWEGSHPRPQSRITHLTRINVDNFIFHKVLGKGSFGKVLLAELKGRGEYFAVKALKKDVVLMDDDVECTMVEKRVLALAWENPFLTHLYSTFQTKEHLFFVMEYLNGGDLMFHIQEKGRFELYRATFYSAEIICGLQFLHTKGIIYRDLKLDNVMLDHEGHIKIADFGMCKENVFGENRATTFCGTPDYIAPEILLGQKYSFSVDWWSFGVLLYEMLVGQSPFHGDDEDELFESIRMDTPHYPRWINKECKDLLERLFERDPTRRLGIVGNIRLHPFFKTINWQALERREIEPPFKPKVKAPNDCSNFDREFLSEKPRLSYSDKNFIDSMDQTAFAGFSFINPKMEHLLEK
- the prkcda gene encoding protein kinase C, delta a isoform X2, whose translation is MAPFLRIAFNSYDLGVLPPLADPPFCAIKMKEALTTERGKTLVQRKPTMYPAWKATFDAHIYEGRVLEVLLMKTAEEPLAEVTVGVSVLAERCKKANGRAEFWVDLHPSGKVMMAVQYFLEGGDTENKQAAKEEEAPTLNRRRGAIKQAKIHFIKNHEFIATFFRQPTFCSVCREFVWGLNKQGYKCRQCNAAIHKKCIDKIIGRCTGTAANSRDTVFQKERFKIDMPHRFKTNNYMSPTFCDHCGSLLWGLVKQGLKCEDCAMNVHHKCQDKVANLCGINQKLLAEALTQVSQSSTRRSDPNLPNLPDIGIYDEVSKLAGLEINDTSPYGRLWEGSHPRPQSRITHLTRINVDNFIFHKVLGKGSFGKVLLAELKGRGEYFAVKALKKDVVLMDDDVECTMVEKRVLALAWENPFLTHLYSTFQTKEHLFFVMEYLNGGDLMFHIQEKGRFELYRATFYSAEIICGLQFLHTKGIIYRDLKLDNVMLDHEGHIKIADFGMCKENVFGENRATTFCGTPDYIAPEILLGQKYSFSVDWWSFGVLLYEMLVGQSPFHGDDEDELFESIRMDTPHYPRWINKECKDLLERLFERDPTRRLGIVGNIRLHPFFKTINWQALERREIEPPFKPKVKAPNDCSNFDREFLSEKPRLSYSDKNFIDSMDQTAFAGFSFINPKMEHLLEK